From a single Dendropsophus ebraccatus isolate aDenEbr1 chromosome 8, aDenEbr1.pat, whole genome shotgun sequence genomic region:
- the LOC138798979 gene encoding zinc finger protein 436-like: MAKDKSRMSEKILNLTLEIIYLLTGENFTAIKTESGRLSITQDLMAEPAPHLLKHDKKKKKILQLTSKIIELLTGEEQDYLEERKALYKGVMEDHRPLTSPDGSSKRKPPERCLKPHYSQDCPQEIRSVPQDRKGDCSDESLNDFQIVIIEDDIKKESEELRVVIKQEEIPTDISTDGHESRHSMEAHVISSPDGDIDDDDDDDDDDLPVTRPGGNPMSVNIHPAFHSASLSSDRSNHEEGFLDMSDFIKACAGNNMFPYSQYIKHFTPNPGLIGLPETRVTKKPFTCTECDKCFTHNSYLIKHMRTHTGEKPFPCGECGKCFTDNSGLTKHQRIHTGERPYQCAECGKSFTYKADLIKHERIHTGEKPFPCPECGKCFTDKSGLAKHQRIHTGERPFQCAECGKCFARKSHLGKHQIIHTGEKPFQCPECGRCFARKSHLVNHQIIHTGEKPHLCTECGKCFAQRPGLIIHRRTHRKVTQFI; this comes from the exons ATGGCAAAGGACAAGAGTCGTATGTCTGAGAAGATCCTGAACCTCACCCTGGagatcatctacctgctgaccggagag AATTTCACAGCCATCAAAACAGAATCGGGAAGACTAAGCATCACCCAGGACCTGATGGCCGAGCCCGCGCCCCATCTACTGAAACAtgataaaaagaagaagaagatccTACAGCTCACCAGCAAGATCAtcgagctgctgactggagag GAACAGGATTACTTGGAAGAACGTAAGGCATTATACAAGGGTGTCATGGAGGACCACCGGCCCCTCACATCACCGG atggatccagtaaGAGGAAACCACCAGAGAGATGTCTTAAACCGCattattcccaggactgtccgcAGGAAATTCGCAGCGTCCCGCAGGATCGGAAGGGTGACTGTTCG GATGAAAGCCTCAATGATTTCCAGATTGTTATAATAGAGGACGACATCAagaaggagagtgaggagctgcgtGTGGTAATAAAGCAGGAGGAGATCCCGACAGATATCAGCACAG ATGGACACGAAAGTCGACACTCAATGGAGGCACATGTCATTTCGTCTCCAGATGGCGAcatcgatgatgatgatgatgatgacgacgacGACCTCCCAGTCACACGACCAGGAGGGAACCCCATGTCTGTAAATATACATCCGGCATTTCACAGCGCATCGCTGTCGTCTGATCGGTCCAATCACGAGGAAGGCTTTCTTGATATGTCAGATTTTATTAAGGCCTGCGCAGGAAATAACATGTTTCCATACTCGCAATATATTAAACATTTCACCCCAAATCCTGGTCTCATAGGACTTCCAGAAACTCGTGTAACTAAGAAGCCCTTTACTTGTACAGAGTGTGATAAATGTTTCACACATAATTCATACCTTATCAAGCACATgcgaactcacacaggggagaagccgtttccGTGTggagagtgtgggaaatgttttaccgaCAACTCTGGCCTCACTAAACACCAGAGAATCCACACCGGTGAAAGGCCTTACCAGTGTGCCGAATGTGGTAAAAGCTTTACTTATAAAGCTGACCTTATTAAACATGAAAGAATCCACACGGGAGAGAAGCCCTTCCCGTGTCCCGAATGTGGCAAATGCTTTACAGACAAGTCAGGCCTTGCCAAACACCAGAGAATCCACACGGGGGAGAGGCCGTTCCAGTGTGCAGAGtgcgggaaatgttttgctcGTAAGTCGCATCTTGGGAAACACCAGATAATTCACACTGGTGAGAAACCGTTCCAGTGTCCGGAGTGCGGAAGGTGTTTTGCCCGTAAGTCTCATCTGGTCAATCATCAGATCATacacacaggtgagaagccacATTTATGCactgagtgtgggaaatgttttgcccaGAGACCGGGGCTAATTATTCATCGAAGAACACACAGGAAGGTAACACAGTTTATTTGA